A DNA window from Roseofilum capinflatum BLCC-M114 contains the following coding sequences:
- a CDS encoding gamma-glutamylcyclotransferase — MTVQGEHFRFSAGDKLHLVRSVPSQNSDAEYFDYFAYGSCMCPVDLQRTLGEPTHPYIVGQATLPGYRLGFYRRSLKRNCGALDVVPDAGKSVEGVLYRLPWRLSELLDIREEIPRNGYRHETVEVYCEGKLYKNVRTYVVVDKLPEELAPNDWYFNVVMRGAITCGLPEQYCWDLFNHMHRLQATQLRRSA, encoded by the coding sequence ATGACTGTTCAAGGCGAACATTTTCGATTTTCAGCAGGTGACAAACTCCATTTAGTCCGTTCAGTCCCTTCCCAGAATTCAGACGCTGAGTATTTTGATTACTTTGCCTATGGGTCATGCATGTGCCCCGTAGATCTCCAGCGTACCCTAGGAGAGCCAACTCATCCTTATATTGTTGGACAAGCGACGTTGCCTGGATATCGGCTTGGATTTTATCGTCGTTCTCTTAAACGAAATTGTGGCGCTTTAGATGTGGTTCCGGATGCAGGAAAATCGGTGGAAGGGGTACTGTATCGACTGCCTTGGCGGTTAAGTGAGTTGTTGGATATTCGGGAAGAAATTCCCCGCAATGGGTATCGCCATGAAACGGTGGAAGTGTACTGTGAAGGGAAGCTTTATAAAAATGTGCGTACCTATGTGGTGGTGGACAAGTTACCGGAAGAATTAGCTCCGAATGATTGGTATTTTAATGTAGTGATGCGGGGGGCAATTACTTGTGGTTTGCCGGAACAGTATTGTTGGGATTTATTTAACCATATGCATCGCTTGCAAGCCACGCAGTTGAGGCGATCGGCTTAG
- a CDS encoding class I SAM-dependent methyltransferase: MSYSERLLEKGNTLTRVAHKSRFQAVLNALGNQKYPCALDYGCGDGWLLRSAYEQGFIQSGFGIDISPDMLTASQETLKDIPGFKWGLPSETHTLITPQSLDLVFCTETLEHVPDPAAILNEILPLCKPNAKIVISVPIEVGPSLFVKQTGRYLANLKGGYGYERYTPQELFSAAILWDCKSFPSSHAQKSSYRAHKGFDYRDLETFLNQKLTIEKKMFSPFPLLGTLFNSTVIWICKKNS; encoded by the coding sequence ATGTCGTACTCAGAACGTCTTCTAGAAAAAGGAAATACTCTCACTCGTGTTGCCCATAAGTCTCGATTTCAAGCCGTTCTTAATGCCCTAGGCAACCAAAAGTATCCTTGTGCCTTGGATTACGGATGTGGGGATGGCTGGTTGCTGCGATCGGCCTATGAGCAAGGATTTATTCAATCCGGTTTTGGCATCGATATTTCTCCTGATATGCTCACTGCATCTCAAGAAACGTTAAAAGATATTCCCGGATTTAAATGGGGTCTCCCCTCAGAAACTCATACCCTAATTACTCCCCAAAGTCTAGATCTAGTTTTTTGCACCGAAACCCTAGAGCATGTCCCCGATCCGGCTGCCATCCTCAATGAAATTTTACCCCTCTGTAAACCCAATGCCAAAATTGTCATTTCCGTCCCCATTGAAGTTGGCCCCTCCCTATTCGTTAAACAAACGGGACGCTATTTAGCGAACCTCAAAGGCGGATATGGCTATGAGCGTTACACCCCGCAAGAACTTTTTTCTGCCGCCATTCTTTGGGATTGCAAAAGCTTTCCCTCCTCTCATGCCCAAAAATCCTCCTATCGCGCCCACAAAGGTTTTGATTATCGGGACTTAGAAACTTTTTTAAACCAGAAGCTCACTATTGAGAAGAAAATGTTTTCTCCCTTTCCTCTTTTAGGAACACTATTTAATAGTACTGTGATTTGGATTTGCAAAAAAAATTCATAG
- a CDS encoding SGNH/GDSL hydrolase family protein has translation MKNSHLFPKRYLYRIPLAILVLFLITETILRLGFGLGKPALVQADSDTGYRFQPNQDLWRFGRTIIYNQYSQRSDPITPEKTPGTLRILMVGDSVLNGGNPIDQPDTISEKLKVQLENSGYPLEILNASSGSWGLGNQWGYLQKFGLFDSDLVILQIGVHDLVQPTSTSDAVGSIYFPDRPPLLAISEAWSRYAWPRIQGYFPLNAPSSEIPQSQLQPEEQFTENMDTLQAMIRFIRAQDIPILVVFTPNRFDLIPNPQIPPYYPEFFTLLESEKIPVVDVYQAWSTLSPSVIDSFFRDSVHLNEQGNQAVVTLICEHLQLGDRLPSCVK, from the coding sequence ATGAAAAACTCCCATCTTTTCCCCAAAAGATATCTCTATCGAATTCCTCTGGCAATTTTAGTATTGTTTCTGATTACTGAAACCATTTTAAGACTCGGTTTTGGCTTAGGAAAGCCAGCCCTTGTACAAGCTGACAGCGATACAGGATATCGTTTTCAACCAAACCAAGACCTATGGCGGTTTGGCAGAACTATTATTTATAACCAATATTCTCAACGCTCCGATCCGATTACTCCAGAAAAAACGCCAGGAACGTTACGAATTTTGATGGTTGGAGATTCAGTTTTAAATGGTGGAAATCCTATCGATCAACCCGATACTATTTCTGAAAAGCTTAAAGTTCAACTGGAAAATTCTGGTTATCCTCTAGAAATTTTGAATGCTTCATCTGGCTCTTGGGGACTGGGAAATCAATGGGGATATTTACAAAAATTTGGTCTTTTTGACAGCGATTTGGTGATTCTACAAATCGGAGTTCATGATTTAGTACAACCTACCAGTACCAGTGATGCTGTAGGCTCGATTTACTTTCCCGATCGCCCTCCCCTGTTAGCCATTTCAGAAGCTTGGAGTCGCTATGCTTGGCCCAGAATCCAAGGTTATTTCCCTTTAAATGCCCCCAGTTCAGAAATTCCTCAATCACAACTCCAACCTGAAGAACAGTTTACCGAAAACATGGACACTCTTCAGGCAATGATTCGGTTTATTCGCGCTCAAGATATTCCAATTCTGGTGGTCTTTACCCCCAATCGCTTCGATCTGATTCCTAATCCTCAAATCCCACCGTATTACCCAGAATTTTTTACATTGTTAGAGTCAGAGAAAATCCCAGTTGTCGATGTTTACCAAGCTTGGTCTACATTAAGTCCATCGGTCATCGATAGCTTCTTTCGGGATAGCGTACACCTAAATGAACAAGGGAACCAAGCAGTGGTGACTCTGATCTGCGAACATCTGCAACTGGGCGATCGGTTGCCATCCTGTGTTAAATAA
- a CDS encoding glycosyltransferase family 4 protein, whose protein sequence is MSILTQYYPPDYAATGQLIEELAHQLGRQGMKVHIFTGQPGYAFAQEDAPTSEENEHLSVRRSRTTRILSQRIRGKAINGLIFSLRAGLHLLKTASRGDVLLVTTAPPFLPLLGYLANLCFGVPYVCLIYDLYPDVAVELKVISRNHKLVELWNKVNRLVWRKAKSVIVLSSSMKNRVLAQCPEIGDRVAVIHSWADPHHIVPIPKAENWFAHQHNLVEKFCVLYSGNMGRCHDIDTILSAAQHLKNEPIQFVFIGNGAKYQACQEQARILGLNHITFLPYQDKECLPYSLTACDLSLVSISPGMEGLVAPSKLYGILAAGRAVAAICEPHSYLRQMLSEVNFGKAFDNGDSEGLAQFIKDLAANREKTELMGRQGRRYLETHFTPERIAQQYGEVLTAAPEWNMKVNMGRLVKFKEF, encoded by the coding sequence TTGTCCATATTAACTCAATATTATCCCCCTGATTATGCAGCTACGGGTCAATTGATTGAAGAACTCGCCCATCAACTGGGTCGTCAGGGGATGAAAGTTCATATCTTTACTGGACAGCCAGGATACGCCTTTGCCCAAGAAGATGCTCCGACCTCAGAGGAAAATGAGCATTTATCTGTTCGGCGATCGCGCACTACCCGAATCTTATCACAACGCATCCGAGGTAAAGCGATCAATGGTCTGATTTTCAGTTTACGCGCTGGACTCCACCTACTAAAAACAGCTAGTCGCGGAGATGTCTTATTAGTGACAACTGCCCCGCCCTTCTTACCTCTATTAGGGTATTTAGCTAACCTGTGTTTTGGTGTTCCCTATGTTTGCCTGATTTACGATCTGTATCCAGATGTAGCTGTAGAACTGAAAGTTATTTCCAGAAACCATAAATTAGTCGAGCTTTGGAATAAGGTCAATCGCTTAGTGTGGCGCAAAGCCAAATCAGTCATTGTTCTCAGTTCAAGCATGAAAAACCGAGTGCTTGCCCAATGTCCGGAAATTGGCGATCGCGTCGCAGTCATTCACAGTTGGGCAGACCCCCATCATATTGTCCCTATTCCTAAAGCAGAAAATTGGTTTGCCCATCAACATAATCTAGTTGAAAAGTTCTGTGTTCTCTACTCAGGTAATATGGGACGCTGCCATGATATAGACACCATTCTCAGTGCAGCGCAACACCTAAAAAACGAACCCATCCAATTTGTATTTATTGGTAACGGAGCCAAATATCAAGCCTGTCAAGAACAAGCCAGAATTTTAGGCTTAAATCACATCACCTTTTTACCCTATCAAGACAAAGAGTGCTTACCCTACTCCTTAACCGCCTGTGACCTATCTTTAGTCAGTATTAGTCCTGGTATGGAGGGCTTAGTTGCTCCCAGTAAACTCTATGGAATTCTAGCTGCGGGTCGCGCAGTTGCTGCTATTTGTGAACCCCATTCCTATCTCCGTCAAATGTTATCAGAAGTCAATTTTGGCAAAGCATTTGATAATGGAGATTCTGAAGGGTTAGCCCAATTCATAAAAGATCTAGCAGCTAATCGGGAAAAAACTGAATTAATGGGTCGTCAAGGTCGTCGTTATCTCGAAACCCACTTCACTCCAGAACGCATTGCCCAACAATACGGAGAAGTATTAACGGCTGCTCCAGAATGGAACATGAAAGTCAACATGGGAAGGCTAGTGAAGTTCAAAGAGTTTTAA
- a CDS encoding GumC family protein, with protein sequence MQAGTPPKSNQNGHNQNGNGHNGNGHNGYKPYPVAIPALPNESETEEFDPKQLLAIIRRRWLPLAGVAIAVTGAIWAWTLTRPPVYQSNFRMLVEPISEDDGSKELLRLGLGPSFDYATQIEVLRSPTLLEPLVRELQQTYPDMTYGELVGNLTIQQALGDQERYTKILNISFQGDDPQKIKNVLDTLLKGYSLYGIQLRQLSIQRVVQFVEEQLPIIREQVNSYQAELETFREQHSVIDPEFRGNDISRLLTDINKQQKESQAKLAELQSLYVVLQRQLGASPEQALAGAALSESSRYQQLLNQLLEIETEIAEESVRFQPDSPNIKVLLERRQNLLPLIDREAQRVVGDKVMPNNGGQLTPISVDLSKQLVDTTNQVQVLQVRLSALAQVENRLKEEFSIIPSLAREYTDIQLRLEVATDSLARLLETRQTLQLEAAQKSVSWEVLSEPFQPGAPISPNVPRNLVLGLFAGTLMGLGAALLSEQLDNAFHSTNDLKELTGLPLLGIIPFKRGLKPISAPETVRAKVAAGSDHEPTPEQAPKRPLNISLGSKGTYYNSSPFLESFRSLYTNIRFLSSDTPIRSLVISSCLPMEGKSTVSINLARSAAAMGQRVLLVDADLRHPILHSRLGLPNLRGLSNIITSEIDPREVIHAVEDHFYILTSGQVPPDPIKLLSSRKMQHLIEQFQTEYDLVIYDTPPSLGLADGSLLAKRSDGILLVVALGKAGRSELNQVLDNLKMSYVSVLGIIANGVKGFASGVDYYYRNYTPNED encoded by the coding sequence ATGCAAGCTGGTACTCCCCCTAAATCGAATCAAAACGGACATAACCAAAACGGCAACGGTCATAACGGAAATGGCCACAATGGGTATAAGCCCTATCCGGTTGCTATTCCTGCTCTCCCGAATGAGTCGGAGACAGAGGAATTTGATCCGAAGCAGTTGTTGGCGATTATTCGCAGACGTTGGCTGCCACTAGCGGGGGTGGCGATCGCCGTCACCGGAGCCATCTGGGCCTGGACGCTTACCCGTCCCCCAGTTTACCAATCCAATTTTCGCATGTTAGTTGAGCCAATTTCAGAAGACGATGGCTCTAAGGAATTGTTACGGTTAGGCTTGGGGCCAAGCTTTGACTATGCTACTCAAATCGAAGTGTTGCGATCGCCCACCCTGCTAGAACCCCTAGTCCGAGAACTGCAACAAACCTATCCCGATATGACCTATGGGGAATTAGTTGGCAATTTGACCATCCAACAAGCCCTAGGTGACCAAGAGCGATACACCAAGATCTTAAATATCTCCTTCCAAGGAGACGATCCTCAAAAAATCAAAAACGTTTTAGATACCTTACTCAAAGGATATTCCCTGTATGGTATCCAACTGCGACAACTCAGTATCCAACGAGTCGTTCAGTTTGTCGAAGAGCAACTTCCCATCATCCGCGAGCAAGTCAACTCATACCAAGCCGAACTCGAAACCTTCCGGGAACAACATAGCGTCATCGACCCAGAATTCAGAGGCAATGATATTTCTCGCTTGCTCACCGACATTAACAAGCAACAAAAAGAATCACAAGCAAAATTAGCAGAACTACAATCTCTGTATGTCGTCCTGCAAAGACAACTAGGAGCCTCTCCAGAACAAGCCTTGGCCGGAGCAGCCCTAAGTGAATCCTCTCGATACCAACAACTCCTCAACCAACTCCTAGAAATAGAAACCGAAATTGCCGAAGAATCCGTTCGGTTTCAACCCGATAGCCCCAACATTAAAGTCCTCCTAGAGCGACGGCAAAATCTGTTACCTCTAATTGACCGAGAAGCTCAACGGGTCGTTGGCGATAAAGTCATGCCTAATAACGGCGGTCAGCTCACTCCCATTTCAGTAGATTTGAGTAAACAATTGGTAGACACAACCAATCAAGTTCAAGTGCTACAAGTGCGCCTCTCTGCCTTAGCACAAGTCGAAAACCGGCTGAAAGAAGAATTTTCCATTATTCCCAGTTTGGCCAGAGAATATACGGATATTCAACTGAGACTAGAAGTCGCAACCGACAGCCTAGCCCGACTCCTCGAAACTCGGCAAACCCTACAACTCGAAGCCGCCCAAAAATCCGTATCTTGGGAAGTTCTTTCCGAACCCTTCCAACCCGGAGCGCCCATCTCTCCTAATGTCCCCCGTAATCTAGTGTTGGGTCTCTTCGCAGGAACCTTAATGGGATTAGGTGCAGCCTTACTGTCTGAACAACTCGATAACGCCTTCCACTCCACCAACGACCTCAAAGAGCTAACCGGTTTACCCCTATTAGGTATTATCCCCTTTAAGCGAGGCTTGAAACCCATTAGTGCCCCAGAAACCGTTAGGGCTAAAGTAGCAGCCGGTTCCGACCATGAACCCACTCCAGAACAAGCACCCAAACGTCCTCTCAATATCAGTTTAGGCTCTAAGGGCACTTACTACAATTCCTCACCCTTCTTAGAGTCATTCCGTTCCCTATACACCAATATTCGCTTTCTCAGCTCCGATACTCCCATCCGTTCCCTGGTCATCAGCTCCTGTTTGCCCATGGAAGGGAAATCCACCGTATCCATTAATTTAGCTCGATCGGCAGCCGCTATGGGCCAACGGGTGCTACTCGTTGATGCCGACTTACGTCATCCCATTCTCCATAGTCGGTTAGGGTTACCCAATTTGCGCGGATTAAGCAATATCATTACCAGTGAAATTGACCCCCGTGAAGTCATTCACGCTGTTGAAGATCATTTTTATATACTCACATCCGGCCAAGTTCCCCCCGATCCGATCAAGCTATTATCCTCTCGTAAAATGCAGCATCTGATCGAACAATTCCAAACGGAATACGATCTCGTAATTTATGATACACCTCCCAGCTTAGGATTAGCGGATGGTAGTCTGCTGGCGAAGCGTTCCGATGGCATTCTCCTAGTCGTTGCCCTAGGAAAAGCAGGGCGTTCTGAACTCAATCAAGTCTTAGATAACCTCAAAATGTCCTATGTATCAGTTCTGGGCATTATTGCTAATGGAGTTAAAGGGTTTGCTTCCGGTGTAGATTACTATTACCGAAACTATACCCCCAATGAAGACTAA
- a CDS encoding SLBB domain-containing protein, which produces MAKSMMTQAIAQNKNPLGPLKTKQTKTTWGQALRSVGAIALAGCLTWGSFPSLVLAQSPTAPVSTPLPVDEGYTLGAGDRLKVDIFNVPEYSGEFLVLSDGSLNLPLVGAVQVQGLTFSQASDKIATVMARYLRNPIVTLSLTGVRPVKVGIAGEVYSPGVYSMSLNGNEEVALPTVTRVIDLAGGITQAADIRRIQVRRTRPSQQGSDQILTVDLWKLLQTADLSQDILLRDGDSIFIPTATDVNLQESSLLANASFAGADSGPLKVAVVGEVKRPGPYTINNNSEENDVTITAAIQSAGGITEQADIRNIQVRRLTKSGQEQIVDVDLWKLLQEGDVRQDLPLQEGDTIVIGTATELSPDEATELASTSFSPATININIVGEVIRPGRVEVPPNTPLAQALLVAGGFNNDARERSVELVRLNPNGTVTKRQVSIDFSRALDEENNPALRNNDTIIVSPSRVAEFGNAVSPVFRVLSTVGGIFSLPRTVYRLFDGLFDGF; this is translated from the coding sequence ATGGCTAAGTCGATGATGACACAGGCGATCGCTCAAAACAAGAACCCATTAGGCCCCTTAAAAACAAAGCAAACAAAAACGACATGGGGACAAGCCCTGCGATCGGTGGGGGCGATCGCCTTGGCGGGTTGTCTTACCTGGGGAAGTTTCCCCTCCCTAGTCTTGGCTCAAAGCCCAACCGCCCCGGTATCTACGCCCTTACCCGTGGATGAAGGCTATACCTTGGGAGCAGGCGATCGGCTAAAAGTCGATATATTTAACGTTCCCGAATATAGCGGCGAATTTCTGGTTTTATCCGATGGCTCTCTCAATTTACCCCTCGTCGGAGCCGTTCAAGTTCAAGGCTTAACCTTCTCCCAAGCCTCTGACAAAATAGCCACCGTCATGGCTCGCTATCTGCGGAACCCCATTGTCACCCTTAGCTTAACTGGGGTGCGCCCCGTCAAAGTGGGCATAGCAGGAGAAGTCTATAGTCCTGGCGTATATTCCATGTCCTTAAATGGCAATGAAGAAGTCGCCTTGCCCACCGTGACCCGTGTGATTGATTTAGCGGGAGGAATTACCCAAGCAGCAGATATCCGCCGAATTCAAGTGCGCCGTACCCGTCCGAGTCAACAGGGCAGCGATCAGATTTTGACCGTAGATTTGTGGAAATTGTTACAAACTGCCGATCTCAGTCAAGACATTTTATTAAGAGATGGCGATAGCATCTTTATTCCCACCGCCACCGATGTCAATCTACAAGAAAGTAGTCTTTTAGCCAATGCCAGCTTTGCCGGTGCAGACTCAGGCCCCTTAAAAGTGGCAGTGGTCGGTGAAGTCAAACGACCGGGCCCCTATACGATCAATAATAACTCAGAAGAGAATGATGTAACCATTACTGCTGCAATTCAATCAGCCGGTGGAATTACTGAACAAGCCGATATTCGCAATATTCAAGTGAGACGGTTAACCAAATCTGGACAAGAACAAATCGTTGATGTGGATTTGTGGAAACTGCTTCAAGAAGGAGACGTGCGCCAGGATCTGCCCCTGCAAGAAGGGGATACCATTGTCATTGGTACAGCCACAGAACTGAGTCCAGATGAAGCAACAGAACTAGCTTCAACCAGCTTTTCGCCAGCAACGATCAACATCAATATTGTCGGAGAAGTGATCCGACCGGGTAGAGTGGAAGTTCCCCCTAATACCCCCTTAGCCCAGGCTCTATTAGTGGCAGGAGGATTTAATAATGATGCTAGAGAACGCTCTGTAGAATTAGTTCGTTTGAATCCCAATGGAACAGTGACTAAGCGACAAGTCTCGATTGACTTTAGTCGAGCGCTGGATGAAGAGAATAATCCCGCTTTGCGTAATAACGATACGATTATTGTATCTCCATCGCGGGTAGCTGAGTTTGGAAATGCTGTAAGTCCGGTGTTTAGGGTCTTAAGCACTGTAGGTGGAATATTTTCTCTTCCCAGAACGGTGTATCGTTTATTTGATGGTTTATTCGATGGTTTCTAA
- a CDS encoding protein-tyrosine phosphatase family protein, which translates to MVISFWKKLTQPSPGQSFNRKDRFCCHWVLPGKLAIGPLPTHKNHYAHLQQEQIQAILSLCPETEGSILPEFRDQFHCLSYPLPDSHYQEPLTPEDLGQAVELVQETLEQGKSLYIHCFAAIERSPTVCLAYLCRHQGLELWESLRFLKEVHRRSAPTETELQAIQAYLKSAF; encoded by the coding sequence ATGGTAATTTCATTCTGGAAGAAATTAACTCAACCCTCCCCAGGGCAATCTTTCAACCGTAAAGATCGATTTTGTTGTCATTGGGTTTTACCAGGAAAATTGGCGATCGGCCCCCTGCCGACCCATAAAAATCATTATGCCCATCTGCAACAAGAACAGATTCAAGCCATTTTATCCCTCTGTCCAGAAACAGAAGGATCGATTCTACCCGAATTTAGGGATCAATTCCATTGTCTGTCCTATCCTTTACCAGATAGCCACTATCAAGAGCCATTAACCCCCGAAGACTTAGGCCAAGCAGTTGAGCTAGTCCAAGAAACTCTAGAGCAAGGAAAATCCCTCTATATCCACTGCTTTGCAGCGATAGAGCGATCGCCCACTGTCTGTCTTGCCTATCTCTGTCGTCACCAAGGTCTAGAACTCTGGGAGAGTCTACGATTCCTTAAAGAAGTCCATCGCCGTAGCGCTCCCACCGAGACTGAACTTCAGGCGATCCAAGCCTATCTCAAGTCCGCATTCTAG
- a CDS encoding phycocyanobilin:ferredoxin oxidoreductase: MEKVVLREQQHPLIRQLADTLERVWKTHLDLEPYDLPGELGYVEGRLEGEKLTIENQCYQTPQFRKIHLELAKLGQGLDILHCVMFPRPNYNLPMFGCDLVGGKGQISAAIADLSPVSPNRTLPDSYYQALQSLPKPEFAQYRQLPPWADIFSEFCLFIRPENEAEELQFVQRVEAFMEIHCAQAAAAQPVSAGEQKTILAGQRYYCTQQQQNDKTRRVLEKAFGREWADNYMNKVLFDYVETPEDCVV, from the coding sequence ATGGAAAAAGTGGTATTGAGAGAACAACAACATCCCCTGATTCGGCAGTTAGCCGATACCCTAGAGCGGGTTTGGAAAACCCATCTGGATCTTGAACCCTATGATTTGCCTGGAGAGTTGGGCTATGTGGAGGGACGACTTGAAGGAGAAAAGCTAACGATTGAAAATCAATGTTATCAAACGCCCCAATTTCGCAAAATTCATTTGGAGTTGGCGAAGTTGGGCCAGGGTTTGGATATTCTCCATTGTGTGATGTTTCCGCGACCGAATTATAATTTGCCCATGTTTGGGTGCGATTTGGTGGGGGGTAAGGGCCAGATTAGTGCGGCGATCGCCGATTTGTCTCCAGTGAGTCCGAACCGTACCTTGCCAGACTCTTATTATCAGGCCCTGCAATCTTTACCCAAACCGGAATTTGCCCAATATCGTCAGCTCCCCCCTTGGGCGGATATTTTTTCCGAGTTTTGTTTGTTTATTCGCCCGGAAAATGAAGCGGAAGAACTTCAGTTTGTGCAACGGGTCGAGGCGTTTATGGAGATTCATTGTGCCCAGGCCGCAGCAGCCCAACCGGTTTCAGCCGGAGAACAGAAGACGATTTTGGCGGGTCAACGCTATTACTGCACCCAACAACAACAGAATGATAAGACCCGCCGGGTGTTAGAAAAGGCATTTGGCCGGGAATGGGCAGACAATTATATGAATAAGGTCTTGTTTGATTACGTGGAAACCCCGGAAGATTGTGTGGTTTAA
- a CDS encoding TatA/E family twin arginine-targeting protein translocase, whose translation MFGLGLPEIGVIAVVALLVFGPKKIPEMGRAMGKTIRGFKEEMNGEPDSEVDSTSEANPSDSRQA comes from the coding sequence ATGTTTGGTTTAGGATTACCAGAAATCGGCGTTATTGCAGTGGTTGCCCTGCTCGTTTTTGGGCCAAAAAAAATCCCCGAAATGGGTAGAGCCATGGGCAAAACCATTCGTGGATTTAAAGAAGAAATGAACGGTGAGCCAGACTCAGAGGTTGACTCCACTTCAGAAGCCAACCCCTCAGACTCCCGGCAAGCCTAA